GGATTTTATTTGCttgtaatattttatttattacttatttgttttttatttatatttgcaTAAAATTGCTGCAGGACCTTGCCCAAGAATGCATGATCCGAAGTTGAAAGAAAGGTGAACAAGTAGATCTATTCTATTCGTATAAGGTTTTGTGTTTTGTTAAAGAACGGTGTCAAATCTCACCTAATTTCAGTCTTGGGATatcttatatataaataaatattgatgAATTAATTTAGGTTCTGAttctttttagttatttttaatattgaattgtcattattaattttttctggTATTTTTTCTTGGCAGATTACTGATAACTTGGAACAAAGATTTTACAAGAATTTACGTAATGAAAACTTGGTTTCAGTGAACGTTGTCTTgtgtatatattaaaaattgttataGTTGTATAtttatagttaaaaaattatgttatgtttgatattttgtatacaaattattattttttattttcaatactaaaaaatcatatattatgttgaatactttgttcatgagctatataatattttgtttatgGATTATGATTTTCTGTTATTGggaaattttaataaaaaattatttatttatcgcGATAAAAATGACTATAAAAATTGCCTTTTAAACGATAAAAATTGTCACTTTTATTCGATAAAAAAGGCGGTTTGTAGCTGCTATTTTAAACAGCATGAAATGTTATTTTAATTCGGTAAAAATGGCGGTTTTAAATGCCATTTTAACCAATAAAAATGCCTCATCAGGGTAAAAATGGCGGTTCAAAATGCCATTTTAACCTGGTAAAAACAGCGATTTTAAATGCCATTTTAACCAACCAAAAATGTCACTCTACCAAGGTAAAAATGGCGGTTCATAAACGCCGTTTTAACCAAACAAAAAATGCCGTTTTACCCTGGAAATAATGGCGGTTTGAACTGCCgttttaactaataaaaaaaatgccgTTTTACCCTGGAAATAACGGCGGTTTGAACCGCCGTTTTAACCCAACTTAAAAACCGTCGTTTTAACCAGGTAATAACGGCGGTTTGAACCGCCGTTTTAACCCAACTCAAAAACCGCCGTTTTAACCAGGTAATTGTGGCGGTTTTTCGAAAACCGCCGTAATAACCAAATAGCGCTTCAAATTATGGCGGTTTTTTTTAGCGCCGTTCAAGATAATAATGGCGGTTCAAACCGCCGTAATAACCTTAAAAAACCGCCGTaattaccaaatttttttgTAGTGCCTATTATTATCCAATAAGATATCTATCCAATATTCATtactttataaataaatttatttaatcttaatttttcaatatatgatttttattaaaaaaaaattatataatttgaagtagaattttcatgttttagttATAAACTATTTATTTAGTCTATATCTCTTTGTTACTATTAATCgctttaatttttcataaagTGAAGCAATTAacaattctttttaaatatattaaagaaCTATTAGAGTGATACTACTATTTATAACTTATAAGATATCATCATAAAGAACAAATTAAAAGTTCATTATTTTTCATCTTATTACCATCTTATAAATGAGAATCTTATCCTTTTTTTATGAAGAGGACGTTGTGGTGAAGTAAGCttagttagaaagtctaatctACTAAAGCTAGGTGAACTAATAATTAATCATATGAGTCATATTCAATAGACTATAGAGACCTCAACTCAACTTTTCTTTTCTACTTGCTTCGGTAACTGCCCCGATAAAGATATATACTTCTTCATAAATTCCGGTTCGTGTACAATAATGAATAGTTCCCTCCTTTGCTCGTGGCCACAATGATGCAATGCATCTAATTAAAATCTTATATATAAAATGATTTTTCTGGTTGTAATTTTTCAAATTCGTGATGGAAAATTCTCCCTTTTCCTTTTATTTGTTTTGAACTAGTTTCTTCTGAATATATAGGCTTATTCAATTGATGCAAAGATTGAAATCTTTCAACATGAattgttaataaataattattaagtTGAATTAGTCAATTTCAACTTCTATCCATCTCATGATTAATTTTAAGCCTATCCATTGCAAAGGAAAAGTGTATATATAAGgtgaatattttaataaaaattttataattatttttatatgacaatattttattttatttattggatgataaattataatatttaatctttatatattttaaaaatattatttttatttaaaatatgataAAGTTAGAATAATTGCCGATAATATACACACATATGTTAAAAGTGCAATATATATATGATGGTAGGATAAGTGGATAACACTTGCTAATAGTAATATACAAGACAAGATTACAAGGCACAAGAAGGACATTGGTTTACATGTTATTTTCAAAGaagtattatattattattattattataatgtcacacatattattatattattgatATTGATATACCCTCCTATTTCTGATATATACATCATGTCATGAGTCTCACTCATAGATTATAGTGGTAATAATGTACACTATTTTATTATTGAGCTTTGACGCATCGTCTTTGCAAAGGCCTAAGAGCAAGGGAAGTGAAGACCCACAGCATAGCGTCGGTCCAAAACGATTGACGTTTACTTGTACAATATCCAATCCAAGCACACAAACAGTTAACACCCACATTTCTTTTTCCTTCGACCTTCCTCAGCCGTACGATTTACAACCACCATGATCATCACGATCACACGTGTGTGTTTCCTCTGTACAGTAACAGCCGAAAAAACACGACACCTATGTGTCCTATGTCCCAACGAATATAGTTAGTTACATAATTACATGCACCATTGCGCACTGTATCTCCATCACTTGGCTAATCTTGTACAATCGGCTTCACCGAAACCAAGTCTATGATTTGCAAGATCAAATTCTACCCATTGATTTTGTTGATGGATATTTCCTATTATGTTACTTGCCGCACCCAATCTCTCTGACCTCCCAATCCCCAAACAGTGGACCCCACCGCCCACGTCAGCAAGAACCCTTTCTTTGGGTATGACAATCTCCACTCCCTTCTCGAACTCAAATGCCATGTCCCCTATCAACCGTCCAATCTCAACGGCGTTTCCATCGAAACACATGTCCGCAGCATTGCCGTACACGTACCCCTTCTTGATTCTGGGACCCACTAGCCTCACCACTTCCTCACGCACCCTATTGTAAGCCGCGTCCACTAGATAAGTTAACTCGGATCCGGAGTCAACCATGGTTTGACCCGACCCTCCAGCGTCGGGCTTGAAAACCGAAGGAGGAATGTTCAGCTTTGTGGCCCCAATTCGAATACCTTGCATTGGAACAGTGAAAGCCAAGGGGTCCAGGTTCGGCATGGTTTGACTTTGAGGAAAAGTCAACATGTCTACATAACGAAAGCGTGAAGAATCCGGGTTGTCCCCAAGGTAAAACGACCCGGTCACAGAACTGGAACGGTCCTGGCGGGTCGGGACGCAGTAACTAAATTTGGTTACTTGGGCCTGGGAAGGGAACGACAAGCGTCCGCGATTCATTCCCAAAATGCCCCAGGGGTCTTTGGAGTCCTGAGCACAACCGAGAATTAAAGGAGGGGTAGATTGGGAATTTGAGAGGGCGAGTTTTTCTCGGACGAGTTTGCCCTCGGCGTAGGTGCCGTCTGCGTAGAAGTAGGAGTAGTGACAGATGCGATTCTGGTCGCAGCTAGTGGGGAGGGTAAAATCGGGAACTGGCGGCTTGCAGGCTGGGTGGGTGCAAGgtagaagagaaaaagaagaagagagagaaggatCAAACGACGTGGTAGGAGGACGTGGCGATGTCGTTTTGCTATTGGTCCTCTGTTTTGGGTTACACTGAATCCAAGAAAGCTGGCTTCCAGTGTCTAAAACCATTTGTTGAATTTGCGGTGGTGTTCCTATTGGAAGGGACACCACAAGCGCCATGGAATACTTGAAAGATGATTTGACGTTGTAGGAAGAGAGGATCCTGAGTCTTTGGTTCTTGTTGTTGATGGAATTAGATACATGTTTGACGAGAGGTGTTTCTGTTAGTGTAAGAGGAAAAGAAAgagagttgttgttgttgagtgTGAAGGAGGATGAGAAAGGGAACGAGAAGAACAAGAGGAAGATAAGCATGCAGAGTGGCGGTGCCAttgttttgagtttgaaaaagagagatagagagagtgAGTGGCAAGGAAAGGGTGTGGTTTAGGGGTTCTATTTATATAGCGAAAATCAGAAGCATGAATTGGGAAATAGTAGTTAGGAAATAGAAAATTACTATTCTGAATTTCTGAGTGAGTGGTAAGGGAAGGGTGTGGTTTAGGGGTTCTAGTTATATAGCGAAGATTAGAATTTAGAAGCATGAATTGGGAAAGAGTcgttaagaaaaagaaaattactatTCTGATTTCCTATGTTTGCATCAATTATGAAGTCCACCatcttcatttttttgttttgccttctttttctttgtcatCTCTTGTATACTCTTCAACATCAAaagtatatttatatatatagcaCCATTgggaaaaagaaataataattatagATGTACCAGTACTACTCATTATGTATTTTACTTTATATGGTTTTAAAGTACTTTCGATCCATATTCTGGAAGACTGGAATCATTATTATATTGTACATGAATTATTTTTTCCgttctaatatttttataaaggattttaggaggagaaacacaaaaaatcagtaataaactaataataatatctcatttcGTATCTTCGAAAGCAAGAATTCCTCTTAATAAATTATTggttagttattattattattattattattattattattattattataaaaactattatatatacaaaaaattaattgttagatatttatatatattaatatatattatttaattttctaataaaaattttatattttaatatacaattaatttgataactaattttt
The Arachis stenosperma cultivar V10309 chromosome 7, arast.V10309.gnm1.PFL2, whole genome shotgun sequence genome window above contains:
- the LOC130941073 gene encoding aspartic proteinase PCS1-like — translated: MAPPLCMLIFLLFFSFPFSSSFTLNNNNSLSFPLTLTETPLVKHVSNSINNKNQRLRILSSYNVKSSFKYSMALVVSLPIGTPPQIQQMVLDTGSQLSWIQCNPKQRTNSKTTSPRPPTTSFDPSLSSSFSLLPCTHPACKPPVPDFTLPTSCDQNRICHYSYFYADGTYAEGKLVREKLALSNSQSTPPLILGCAQDSKDPWGILGMNRGRLSFPSQAQVTKFSYCVPTRQDRSSSVTGSFYLGDNPDSSRFRYVDMLTFPQSQTMPNLDPLAFTVPMQGIRIGATKLNIPPSVFKPDAGGSGQTMVDSGSELTYLVDAAYNRVREEVVRLVGPRIKKGYVYGNAADMCFDGNAVEIGRLIGDMAFEFEKGVEIVIPKERVLADVGGGVHCLGIGRSERLGAASNIIGNIHQQNQWVEFDLANHRLGFGEADCTRLAK